CGTGGAGGGGAAGACCATGATCTCGTCCGCCACCGGCAGCGTGGCCAGCATGCGGGCGCCGGTGACGACGATGCCGTCCGGGGTCTCCCGCACCACGCGCGCGGCCAGGGTGGGGTCGGCCTGCCCGCCCGGGCCCACGCTGCGGTTGGCCTGGGGGTTGATCAGGGTGTGGGTGAGCACCAGGTCGTGCTCGCGCACGTACTCGTAGTAGCGGCGGATGTGCTCCCCGAAGCGCGGGTCCACCTGGGCGCAGTAGTCGCTGGCGGCGGCGTAGGCCATCAGCGCCCGGTTGAGGTAGTCGGGCGTGCGGCCGAGCATCCCGCCCGACCAGTCCGCCCAGCGCTTCATCATCGTGCGCACCCGCGCCAGGTCCTCGCGGGTGCGCGGCGTGAGGAAGCTCAGGCCGACCCGCTCTCCCGAAGAGGGGGAGACGTAGGTGAGCTCGTCGCGCAGCGCCGGGTCGTGCTGCATGTCGTAGAGGGCGGCCAGGCTCTGGATGACCGGGCGGAAGGCGGGGTGCGTGGTGGGGTCCGTGACGCGGACCCCGCCGACCCACAGCTCGGGGGGACGGGTCCGTAGCCCTTCGACGTACTGCGCTCCGGTCCGTGCCGGCATGGTCGCTCGCCTCCTAGATCCAGCGTGGCGTGGCGGCCCGGTAGCGGCGGTAGGCCTCGCCGAAGGTGCGCTCCAGGTAGGCCTCCTCGCGCTTGACCACGCCCTCGGTGAGGATCACCAGCACCGGGAGGAGCAGGAGGAGTACCCAGAGGCTGCCGACGGCGATGCCCAGGCCCAGGTAGAGCAGCGTCAGGGCGAGGTAGAGCGGGTTGCGCGAGCGCCGGTAGGGGCCGGTGGTCACCAGCGTCGTGGCCGGCCGCCACACCTCCACCGGGGTCCCGGCCCGCCGGAACTCCCGCAGCGCCGCGCCGGCCAGGGCGGCCGAGGCCGCCACGAGGAGCGCGCCCAGGAGCAGCCGCAGCGGCAGCGGCCCGAGCGGCGTCGGGCGCACCCGCTCCACCACCAGCCCCAGCAGGAAGGCGCCGGCGAAGAGCAGCGGCGGCAGCACGGCCACCTGCGGGTGATCCGCCCGTCCGCCGGCGCCGCGCGCCTCCCCCATCAGCCGCCCAGCCGCCGCACGTCCGTGGGGCGCAGCGGCTCTCCGGTCCCCAGGCGGGGGATGCGGTGGGTGCCGAGCGCCACGTGCACCGTCTGGTACTCCATGAAGAAGTCGAAGGAGTAGTGCCCGCCCTCGCGGCCGATCCCGCTGTGCTTCATCCCGCCGAAGGGCGTGCGCAGGTCGCGCACGTTGTGCGAGTTCACCCAGACCATCCCCGCCTCCAGCGCGTGCGCCACCCGGTGGGCCCGGGCCACGTCCCCGGTCCACACGTAGGCGGCCAGCCCGTAGCGCACCGCGTTGGCCAATCGCACCGCCTCGGTCTCGTCGCGGAAGCGCGTCACCACCAGCACCGGGCCGAAGATCTCCTCCTGGAAGATGCGCATCGACGGGCGCACGTCGGTGAAGACCGCCGGCTCCAGGTAGTTGCCCTGCGGCAGCCCCGCCGGCCGCCTCCCTCCGGTGGCCAGGTGCGCCCCCTCCGCCTCGCCCAGGCGGACGTAGCCGTGCACCCGCTCCCAGTGGTCGGGGTGGATGAGCGGTCCCACCTCGGTGGCCGGGTCCAGCGGATCGCCCAGGCGCAGGGCGGCCACGCGGCGCACCAGGCGCTCGACGAAGGCGTCGGCGATGCTCTCGTGCACCAGCAGCCGGGAGTTGGCCGTGCACCGCTCCCCGTTGAGGGTGTAGACGCCCACCAGCACGGCGTCCAGCGCCCGCTCCAGGTCGGCGTCGGGGAAGACCAGCACCGGGGACTTCCCGCCGAGCTCCATGGAGAAGCGCTTGAGGGTGGCCGCCCCCGTGCGCAGGATCTCCATGCCGGTGGTGGTCTCGCCGGTGAAGGAGATGGCGTTCACCCCGGGGTGGGCCACCAGCGCCGCCCCCGCCACCTCGCCGATGCCGTGGACGAGGTTCACCACCCCCGGCGGGACGCCCGCCTCCTGCACCGCCTCCACCAGGCGCACGGCCGACAGCGGCGCCCACTCCGCCGGCTTGAGGACGCACGTGCACCCGGCGGCGAGACAGGGCGCCAGCTTCCAGGTCTCCAGCATGAAGGGGGTGTTCCAGGGGGTGATGAGCCCCACCACCCCCACGGGGACGCGCCGCACGTAGTTGAGGAACTCCCCGTCCTTGGGGTAGGCCTCGGTGGGGATGCGCGTGGCCATCTCGGCGAAGAAGCGGAAGTTGTCCGCCGCGCGCAGCACCTGCCCCTGGCGGATCTGCGTCAGGGGGATCCCGGTGTCCAGGACCTCGACGCGGGCGATCTCGTCGGCGCGCCGCTCGATGACGTCGGCGATGCGCCGCAGGATGCGGGCCCGGTCCGCCGCCGGCAGGCGCGGCCAGGGGCCCTCGTCGAAGGCGCGGCGGGCGGCCTGCACGGCCCGGTCGACGTCCTCGGGCGTGCCCGCCGCCACCCGAGCGAGCGGCTCGTTGGTCGCCGGGTTCAGCGTGGGGAAGGTCTCCCCGCGCACGCCGTCGGTGAAGCGCCCGTCGATGTAGTGGCGCGCCGTCTCGAGACCGGGCAGGACCTGCATCGGACCCTCCGCTACCCCGCCACGCCGGCGCCCCTCAGCCGCCGCTCACCGGGGCCGCCGCCAGCAGCCCGTACTGTTCCAGCACGGCGCGCAGCCGCGCCTCGCTGGCGGGCCCGAGCGGGGCCAGCGGCGGCCGCACCTCCGGCCGGATGCGCCCCATGAGCCCCAGCGCCGTCTTCGCCGGCACCGGGTTGGTCTCCAGGAAGAGGGCCTCGTTCATCGGCACGAGGTAGGTGTGCAGTTCGCGCGCCTCCTCCCAGCGCCCCGCCGCGGCCAGGTCGTACAGGCGCGCCACCTCGCGCGGCAGCACGTTGCCGGTGGCGCTGACGTGCCCGGCGCCGCCCAGGGCCAGCAGGGGGAAGCAGAAGAGCTCGATCCCCGAGTAGACGGCCAGGCGCGACCCCAGCCGGTGGAAGACCCGGGTGATGTGCTCGAAGTCCTTGTTGGCCTCCTTGACCCCGACGATGTTCCGGTGCGCGTCGGCCAGCCGGGCCATCGTCTCCACGTCCAAATTCATGGCGGTGCGGCCGGGGATGTTGTAGAGGATCACGGGCAGGTCGGCGGCGGCCGCGACGGCGGAGAAGTAGCGGTACAGCCCCTCCTGGGAGGGGCGCACGTAGGAGGGGACGACGACGAGGACCGCGTCCGCGCCGGCCCGCCGGGCGAAGGCGGTGAGGCGCAGCGTCTCGTCGAGGTTGTTCGTCCCCGTGCCGGCGATCACCGGCACCCGGCCGCGCACCCGCCTGACGGCGCGCTCGATGAGGAACTCCCGCTCCTCCAGGGAGAGCGAGGTCGGCTCCCCCGTGGTACCGCCGATGACCAGGCCGTGGGTGCCGCTGGCGATCTGCCACTCGATGAGGTCGTCGAACGCGGCGTGGTCGATCTGCCCGTCCCGGAAGGGCGTCACCAGGGGGACCAGGGACCCTCGCAGCACAGCCGCCTCCTCTGCCCCGCGCAGGCGCCTGCCGGCCGGTGCCCGCGGCGGGCGCTCATGACCGGCTCACCCGTAGTATAGCCCGCCGCTCAGGTCAGGTGCGCCACGGGGAGGCCGCGGAAGCGGCAGAAGTCCCGGTCCTCCGTCAGGATCAGCACGACCAGGCTGGGGCTGGCCAGGAGCAGGCGGAGGCCTTCCTCGAGGGCTGCCCTGGCCCACTGACGGGCGCGCGGCGGCCCGTGGGCTGCCCGGCGGTTCGCCCCGCAGACCGCCTGCCCCCAGGAATTCGCCGGTGGCCGACGGAACATCCCCCGCGGGCCCATGACTCTGGAGCAGCAGATCGCCCAGTTCATCGCCAGCGGCCTGGTGAACGGGGCCATCTACGCCCTGCTGGGGCTCGGTCTCGTGGTCATCGCCAGCGTCACCCGCGTGGTGAACGTGGCCCAGGGGGAGTTCGCCGCCTTCGGGGCGCTGCTGGCCGCGAGCGCGGTCGGGGCCGGCGTCCCGCTGTGGGCCGCGCTCCTGCTGGCCGTGGCCGCCGCCACCGCGCTCGGCGCCGGGATGCACCTGGTGGCCATCCGCCCCGTGCGCGGCGCCAGCGCCCTCACCCTGCTCATCGTCACCATCGCCGCCCACCTGACGCTGCGCGGCCTCCTGCTGCTGCTGTGGGGCACCAACCCCTACAGCCTGCCCCCCTTCGTCACCGGCCCGCCGGTGCGGGTGGCGGGCGCCGTCGTGACGCGCCAGGCGCTGTGGGTGCTGGGCGCGGTGGCGGTCATCCTGGCCGCCGCCTACCTCTTCTTCAGCCGGACGCTGCGCGGCAAGTCGCTGCGGGCCTGCGCGGTGAACCCCACCGCCGCGCGCCTGGCCGGCATCAGCGTCGACCGCATGGGCACGCTGGCCTTCGCCATCGCCGGGGGGCTCGGCGGCCTGGCCGGGGTGCTCATCACGCCACTGACGCTGGCCACCTACGACATGGGGCTCATCCTCGGGCTCAAGGGCTTCGTCGGGGCGGTGGTGGCCGGCATGACCTCCTACCCGCTGACCGTGGTGGCCACGCTGGCCTTCGGCGTGGTGGAGTCGCTGGGGGCCGGGCTCATCTCCTCCAACTACCGCGACGCCATCGCCTTCGGGGTGCTCATCGCCGTCCTGCTGGCGCGGGCCCTGGCGGCCCTGCGCGAGGGGGTCCTCATCGGCGAGGAGGCGGCCCAGGAGTGAGTGAGACGGTCGCGGCGCGCCGGCCCATCGCCTGGTCGCGCGACCGGACGGCGCTGGCCGCCCTGCTGGCGGGGCTCGTCCTCCTCCCCTGGGTCGTGGCCGGGCGGGTGTCGCTCAGCATCTTCCTCTTTATCGGGCTCAACGCCCTCATCGCCATCGGGCTCACCCTGCTGGGCGGGTACGCCGGGCAGGTCTCGCTCGGCCAGGCGGCCTTCTACGGGGTCGGCGCCTACGTCTCGGCCATCACCACGCTGCGCTACGGGGTGGACCCCTGGCTGGGGATGGCCTGCGCCGTGGCCGGCGCGGCGCTGCTGGCCTGGGTCGTGGGCGCCCCCGTCCTCATCCTGCGCGGCCACTACCTGGTGCTGGGCACCCTGGCCCTGAACGTGGTCGTGGACGTCCTCTTCCGCAACCTGCAGCCCCTGACCGGCGGGCCCAGCGGGCTCACCGGCATCCCGCCGCTCGCGCTCGGGCCCGTCGTCCTGGCGGGGGACCGCGCCCTCTACTACCTGAGCTGGGCGGCGGTGCTCGGGGCCCTGGCGCTGAGCCGCAACCTGGTGCGCTCGCGGGTGGGCCGGGCGCTGGCGGCGGTGCGGGGGAGCGAGGTGGTGGCCGCCACCCTGGCGGTCAACCCGGCCAGCTACAAAGGGCGGGTCTTCGCCCTCAGCGCCGCCTTTGCCGGGCTGGCCGGCAGCCTCTACGTCCACTGGCTGAGCTTCGTAAACCCCACCCCCTTCGCCTTCGAGTTCTCCATCGCCCTGCTGGTGATGAGCGTGCTCGGGGGGATCGCCCACCTGCCGGGGGCGGTGCTGGGGGCCGCCGTGCTGACGATCCTGCGCGAGGCCCTGCGCACGGTGCTGCCGCGCTTCTTCCGTGCGGGCGCCTCGGCGGAGTACGAGATCATCGTCTTCGGGGTGCTGCTGGCGGCGGTGGTGATCTTCTGGCCGCAGGGGCTGTGGCCGTTCGTCCTGCGCCTGCTGCGGCTGGAGCGGGTCACTGCCGGCGCGGCAGGACCGGCCGGGGATGTCACCGCGCCCTCGGACCTGGCGGCAACCCCGGGCGCCGCCGCACCGTCGGTCCTGACGGAGGAGCGGGGCGAGGTGGCGGTCGTGCACCCCGGCGATGCGGCCTCGCGCTCCCGCGCCCGAGGCGGCGACGATCCCCTCATCGCCGTCGAGCACCTGACCAAGCGCTTCGGGGGGCTTCTGGCCGTGGACGACGTTACCTTCGCCGTGCCCCCGGGCGAGATCTACGCCATCATCGGCCCCAACGGCGCCGGCAAGACCACCGTCTTCAACCTGATCTCGGGCGTGCTGCGCCCGACCGCCGGCCGCATCGCGCTGGACGGCCTGCGCCTCGACCGGCTGCCCGCCTACGCCGTGGCCGCCGCCGGGGTGGCGCGCACCTTCCAGACGCCGCACATCGTCCCCGACCTCACCGTAGCCGAGAACGTCATGCTGGGACTGCACCGCCACCTGCACAGTGGCTTCGTCGTCTCCATGCTGGGGCTGGCCGCCGCCGAGGAGGCCGCCGCCTACCGGCAGAGCCTGGCCTGCCTGGAGCGGGTCGGGCTGGCCCACCTGGCCGGGGCGCGCGCCGGCGCGCTGCCCTTCGGCGCGCAGCGCCTCGTCGAGCTGGCCCGCGCCCTGGCCGCGCAGCCGCGCCTCCTCCTGCTGGACGAGCCCGCCTCCGGGCTCAGCGCGGCGGAGCGGGCGGCGCTGGTGGCGCTGATCCGCCGCATCCGCGCCGACGGCGCCACCGTGCTGCTGGTGGAGCACGACGTGGGGCTGGTGATGGGGCTGGCGGACCGGGTCCTGGTGCTGAACTACGGGCGGGCCATCGCCGAGGGGCCGCCCCAGGCGGTGCAGCAGGACCCCCAGGTGATCGCCGCCTACCTGGGCGAGCCCGCCCCGGCCGGCGCCGGCGGAGGGAAGCCGTCGTGACCGCCACCCCGCCGGCCGGCGGAGAGCCGACGATGGCGACCCCGCTGCTGACCGTCGCGGAGCTCCACGCCTGGTACGGGCCGGTCCACGCGCTGCGCGGGGTGGCGCTGGCGGTGCACCCCGGGGAGTGCGTGGCCATCATCG
The DNA window shown above is from Armatimonadota bacterium and carries:
- a CDS encoding methyltransferase produces the protein MGEARGAGGRADHPQVAVLPPLLFAGAFLLGLVVERVRPTPLGPLPLRLLLGALLVAASAALAGAALREFRRAGTPVEVWRPATTLVTTGPYRRSRNPLYLALTLLYLGLGIAVGSLWVLLLLLPVLVILTEGVVKREEAYLERTFGEAYRRYRAATPRWI
- the hpaE gene encoding 5-carboxymethyl-2-hydroxymuconate semialdehyde dehydrogenase, which translates into the protein MQVLPGLETARHYIDGRFTDGVRGETFPTLNPATNEPLARVAAGTPEDVDRAVQAARRAFDEGPWPRLPAADRARILRRIADVIERRADEIARVEVLDTGIPLTQIRQGQVLRAADNFRFFAEMATRIPTEAYPKDGEFLNYVRRVPVGVVGLITPWNTPFMLETWKLAPCLAAGCTCVLKPAEWAPLSAVRLVEAVQEAGVPPGVVNLVHGIGEVAGAALVAHPGVNAISFTGETTTGMEILRTGAATLKRFSMELGGKSPVLVFPDADLERALDAVLVGVYTLNGERCTANSRLLVHESIADAFVERLVRRVAALRLGDPLDPATEVGPLIHPDHWERVHGYVRLGEAEGAHLATGGRRPAGLPQGNYLEPAVFTDVRPSMRIFQEEIFGPVLVVTRFRDETEAVRLANAVRYGLAAYVWTGDVARAHRVAHALEAGMVWVNSHNVRDLRTPFGGMKHSGIGREGGHYSFDFFMEYQTVHVALGTHRIPRLGTGEPLRPTDVRRLGG
- the dapA gene encoding 4-hydroxy-tetrahydrodipicolinate synthase, which produces MLRGSLVPLVTPFRDGQIDHAAFDDLIEWQIASGTHGLVIGGTTGEPTSLSLEEREFLIERAVRRVRGRVPVIAGTGTNNLDETLRLTAFARRAGADAVLVVVPSYVRPSQEGLYRYFSAVAAAADLPVILYNIPGRTAMNLDVETMARLADAHRNIVGVKEANKDFEHITRVFHRLGSRLAVYSGIELFCFPLLALGGAGHVSATGNVLPREVARLYDLAAAGRWEEARELHTYLVPMNEALFLETNPVPAKTALGLMGRIRPEVRPPLAPLGPASEARLRAVLEQYGLLAAAPVSGG
- a CDS encoding branched-chain amino acid ABC transporter permease, which produces MTLEQQIAQFIASGLVNGAIYALLGLGLVVIASVTRVVNVAQGEFAAFGALLAASAVGAGVPLWAALLLAVAAATALGAGMHLVAIRPVRGASALTLLIVTIAAHLTLRGLLLLLWGTNPYSLPPFVTGPPVRVAGAVVTRQALWVLGAVAVILAAAYLFFSRTLRGKSLRACAVNPTAARLAGISVDRMGTLAFAIAGGLGGLAGVLITPLTLATYDMGLILGLKGFVGAVVAGMTSYPLTVVATLAFGVVESLGAGLISSNYRDAIAFGVLIAVLLARALAALREGVLIGEEAAQE
- a CDS encoding branched-chain amino acid ABC transporter ATP-binding protein/permease, producing MSETVAARRPIAWSRDRTALAALLAGLVLLPWVVAGRVSLSIFLFIGLNALIAIGLTLLGGYAGQVSLGQAAFYGVGAYVSAITTLRYGVDPWLGMACAVAGAALLAWVVGAPVLILRGHYLVLGTLALNVVVDVLFRNLQPLTGGPSGLTGIPPLALGPVVLAGDRALYYLSWAAVLGALALSRNLVRSRVGRALAAVRGSEVVAATLAVNPASYKGRVFALSAAFAGLAGSLYVHWLSFVNPTPFAFEFSIALLVMSVLGGIAHLPGAVLGAAVLTILREALRTVLPRFFRAGASAEYEIIVFGVLLAAVVIFWPQGLWPFVLRLLRLERVTAGAAGPAGDVTAPSDLAATPGAAAPSVLTEERGEVAVVHPGDAASRSRARGGDDPLIAVEHLTKRFGGLLAVDDVTFAVPPGEIYAIIGPNGAGKTTVFNLISGVLRPTAGRIALDGLRLDRLPAYAVAAAGVARTFQTPHIVPDLTVAENVMLGLHRHLHSGFVVSMLGLAAAEEAAAYRQSLACLERVGLAHLAGARAGALPFGAQRLVELARALAAQPRLLLLDEPASGLSAAERAALVALIRRIRADGATVLLVEHDVGLVMGLADRVLVLNYGRAIAEGPPQAVQQDPQVIAAYLGEPAPAGAGGGKPS